A window from Montipora capricornis isolate CH-2021 chromosome 7, ASM3666992v2, whole genome shotgun sequence encodes these proteins:
- the LOC138055338 gene encoding putative nuclease HARBI1, whose product MPGCSATERSIEEIDGRRAEITEISDSLIYDKLNDEIKDLEDGFLISDSGYDFKPFIMTPYPHPSTQHQEAFNEALGKTRVKIEQSFGIFKRRFHLMHSEIRMDPVKVSQLVGACAVLHNIAILRNDMYDAAETLLENDQPDVPPCDDPEDGMKIRDYIGEHYYISQIVCLL is encoded by the exons ATGCCAGGCTGCTCAGCAACTGAGCGATCGATCGAAGAAATCGATGGCCGCCGGGCCGAAATTACTGAGATTTCAG ACAGCCTTATCTATGACAAGCTAAATGATGAGATAAAGGACTTGGAAGATGGCTTCCTGATTAGTGATAGTGGATATGACTTTAAGCCTTTTATAATGACACCCTACCCCCACCCCAGTACACAGCACCAGGAGGCTTTCAATGAGGCTTTAGGCAAAACCAgagtgaaaattgagcagtcaTTTGGAATCTTCAAGAGAAGATTCCATCTCATGCACTCTGAAATACGAATGGATCCCGTCAAGGTTTCGCAGCTTGTAGGCGCCTGTGCCGTTCTGCATAATATTGCAATCCTTCGAAATGACATGTATGATGCAGCAGAAACCCTGCTCGAAAATGACCAACCAGATGTGCCCCCATGTGATGACCCTGAAGATGGGATGAAAATTAGAGATTACATTGGTGAacattattatatctctcagatagtatgcttgctgtaa